A window of Thermococcus sp. MV5 contains these coding sequences:
- a CDS encoding alpha/beta hydrolase — translation MLYKAKFGEPEKGWVILVHGLGEHSGRYGRLIKMLNDAGFAVYTLDWPGHGKSGGKRGHATIEHAMKIIDNIIEEIGERPFIFGHSLGGLTVIRYAETKPNRIRGIVVSSPALAKSPKIPSFMISLAKVLGTLIPTVTLSNGLDPKFLSRNKEAVKKYVEDELVHDRISAALGKSVFENMKKAHQEVKKIRVPVLLLIGTADIITPPEGAIKFFEQLEVEDKSIKKFNGAYHEIFEDPEWGEEFHSTIVKWLLEHVKNQKEASRVNSDETLLTPDAGKIKKMI, via the coding sequence ATGCTATATAAGGCCAAATTTGGAGAGCCTGAGAAGGGTTGGGTGATTCTGGTTCACGGCCTTGGAGAGCATAGTGGGAGATATGGAAGGCTCATAAAAATGCTCAATGATGCAGGCTTTGCAGTTTACACCCTTGACTGGCCAGGACATGGAAAAAGTGGAGGAAAAAGAGGGCATGCAACCATAGAGCATGCAATGAAGATAATAGACAATATCATCGAAGAAATTGGAGAAAGACCTTTCATTTTCGGACACAGCCTAGGTGGTCTTACTGTAATAAGATACGCTGAAACGAAACCCAACCGTATTCGAGGAATTGTAGTATCCTCTCCCGCTTTAGCTAAAAGCCCCAAGATACCAAGCTTTATGATATCTCTCGCTAAGGTACTGGGAACTTTAATCCCTACTGTAACCCTTAGCAATGGACTAGATCCAAAGTTCCTCTCAAGAAACAAAGAGGCTGTTAAGAAATATGTAGAGGATGAGTTAGTTCACGACAGAATCTCTGCTGCACTCGGAAAAAGTGTTTTTGAAAACATGAAAAAAGCACATCAAGAGGTTAAAAAGATAAGAGTTCCTGTTTTACTCCTTATTGGAACCGCAGATATAATAACTCCTCCAGAAGGAGCAATAAAGTTTTTTGAACAGCTTGAAGTTGAAGATAAGAGTATCAAAAAGTTTAATGGAGCATATCATGAAATATTCGAGGACCCAGAGTGGGGAGAAGAATTTCACAGCACCATAGTAAAATGGCTTCTTGAACATGTGAAGAACCAAAAAGAAGCATCCCGAGTGAACTCTGATGAAACACTATTAACTCCTGATGCAGGAAAAATAAAGAAGATGATATAG
- a CDS encoding universal stress protein translates to MFEKVLFPTDFSEVSRHALKNCIPQLFEVGAKELYLVHIVDITATDIEAIELMKIDEGELNRIAEEIRAKGIEVNPIVKIGIPSLEIAEIAQENNVDLVVMPSKGENILRQMFLGSTASNLVRATKKPVLVVKYEWDEEREEIRCLSNCKEIFKRPLIAVDFSECSEKVINVVKKFEELIEEVTLIHVVDYGKHEELEKNIETAKVKLREFARSFKVPNKTEVLTGIASHSILGTALAKDSSLIVVGKKGRSVIKDLLLGSTAERVVRDSKLPVLLVPCE, encoded by the coding sequence ATGTTTGAAAAAGTGTTGTTTCCAACCGACTTCTCTGAGGTCTCGAGGCATGCCCTTAAGAATTGTATTCCTCAGCTCTTTGAGGTAGGGGCTAAGGAATTATATTTAGTCCACATAGTTGATATAACCGCTACAGATATAGAGGCAATAGAACTTATGAAAATAGACGAAGGAGAACTTAATCGGATTGCTGAAGAAATTAGAGCTAAGGGCATCGAGGTAAATCCAATAGTGAAAATTGGCATACCTTCTCTTGAAATCGCTGAGATTGCACAGGAAAACAACGTGGATCTGGTTGTTATGCCATCTAAGGGTGAAAATATTCTCAGGCAGATGTTTTTAGGAAGCACTGCTTCGAATCTTGTCAGGGCCACAAAGAAGCCAGTGCTAGTAGTGAAATACGAGTGGGATGAGGAGAGAGAAGAAATCAGATGTTTATCAAACTGTAAGGAGATTTTTAAGAGGCCCCTTATTGCTGTAGACTTTTCTGAGTGTTCTGAAAAGGTTATAAACGTCGTAAAGAAGTTTGAGGAGCTCATTGAAGAGGTAACTTTAATTCATGTAGTAGATTATGGAAAGCATGAAGAGCTAGAAAAGAACATTGAAACCGCTAAAGTTAAGCTAAGAGAATTTGCACGATCCTTCAAGGTCCCAAATAAGACGGAAGTCTTAACCGGGATCGCATCTCACTCAATTCTTGGAACAGCTCTAGCAAAAGATTCTTCGCTTATAGTTGTAGGTAAGAAAGGTAGGAGTGTTATAAAAGACCTTTTGCTTGGAAGTACAGCAGAAAGAGTCGTGAGGGATTCAAAACTCCCAGTACTCCTGGTGCCATGTGAATAA
- a CDS encoding cyclase family protein produces MIIDLSMELSGNILVYPGDPKVEIKAWSTIEKDGYYMNTLFMGEHTGTHVDAPAHFIKGGKTIDEMPLDKFIGEGAVIDVSRLERDILPEDITEKVEILLFHTNGAEWFGQSR; encoded by the coding sequence ATGATAATTGATCTAAGTATGGAGCTTAGCGGGAATATTCTTGTTTATCCCGGAGATCCAAAGGTGGAGATAAAAGCGTGGAGTACTATTGAAAAAGACGGCTACTATATGAACACGCTTTTTATGGGAGAGCATACTGGAACTCATGTTGATGCCCCTGCACATTTTATTAAAGGAGGTAAAACGATAGACGAGATGCCACTAGATAAATTTATTGGAGAAGGCGCAGTTATTGATGTTTCAAGACTGGAGAGGGATATATTACCAGAGGATATAACAGAAAAAGTTGAAATATTACTATTCCATACCAATGGAGCAGAATGGTTCGGGCAGTCCCGTTAG
- the tsaA gene encoding tRNA (N6-threonylcarbamoyladenosine(37)-N6)-methyltransferase TrmO — MEKYKLIPIGRVHKDSETFLEIYPEFAEALEGLNEGDWIKLILWFHESDTPEKRKILKVHPYSNPENPLKGVFATRSPVRPNPLAIYALKIHRLEGNRIYIDWIDANDGTPIVDIKILVERLDCPREVSIKEQELDIPLSRQVGEINLIPRKTESLDKLEEIDPEKYNALVLELGSKTTTLTVKELAELIKALKEFYDELPREIRVRF; from the coding sequence ATGGAAAAGTATAAGTTAATTCCAATCGGTCGTGTTCATAAAGACAGTGAAACGTTCCTCGAAATCTACCCCGAGTTCGCTGAGGCCCTTGAGGGCTTAAATGAAGGTGATTGGATAAAACTCATCCTGTGGTTTCATGAAAGTGATACGCCGGAAAAAAGAAAAATCCTAAAAGTTCACCCATATAGCAACCCAGAAAATCCCCTTAAGGGTGTCTTCGCCACACGTTCTCCTGTCAGGCCAAACCCCCTTGCAATCTATGCTCTCAAAATACATCGTCTCGAGGGGAACAGAATTTATATAGATTGGATTGACGCCAACGACGGTACACCGATAGTTGACATAAAGATACTCGTAGAGAGGCTTGACTGTCCAAGAGAAGTAAGTATCAAAGAGCAAGAGCTCGACATTCCCTTATCAAGACAGGTTGGTGAGATAAACCTAATTCCGAGAAAAACTGAGTCCCTTGATAAACTTGAAGAGATCGACCCAGAGAAATACAACGCACTCGTTTTGGAACTCGGCTCTAAAACAACAACGCTAACTGTTAAAGAGTTAGCAGAGCTGATTAAAGCATTGAAAGAATTTTATGATGAGCTGCCAAGAGAAATAAGGGTACGTTTTTAA
- a CDS encoding DUF5700 domain-containing putative Zn-dependent protease yields the protein MLIDTFPCFLTYWDGSKDSWIEYIKNYPELFEKIKWDYERYKMDWHEYLKLLSKRRADELKLAHENLLKILPEVEEDVKKLFDVRDYNIVIYVGLENGAGWVTEFKGKPSILFGLEAIAELGWYKKLKGLAAHEFGHLIHWLLRKENVENLEDEQIMWLYTEGFAQRIEDLISRRPWHLEEKGWFEWCERNEEVIKKEFLRRVEEKEPLNPFFGSWYTLFGKQYLGYYLGYKFICRLEQEYSLEEIATMEKEVIKRKILEFLR from the coding sequence ATGCTGATCGATACCTTTCCCTGTTTCCTAACGTACTGGGATGGGAGTAAAGATTCGTGGATCGAGTACATTAAAAACTACCCAGAGCTCTTTGAGAAAATAAAGTGGGACTATGAGCGTTATAAGATGGATTGGCATGAATATCTAAAACTCCTTTCCAAAAGACGTGCTGATGAACTGAAGCTTGCCCATGAGAATCTTTTGAAGATTCTTCCTGAAGTGGAAGAAGATGTGAAGAAGCTATTTGATGTTAGAGATTATAATATCGTCATCTACGTCGGTCTTGAAAATGGAGCTGGATGGGTCACAGAATTTAAGGGAAAACCTTCAATCCTCTTCGGCCTTGAGGCCATTGCCGAACTTGGATGGTACAAAAAGCTTAAGGGACTTGCTGCACATGAATTCGGCCACTTAATTCACTGGCTGTTAAGAAAAGAAAATGTAGAAAACCTTGAAGATGAACAAATAATGTGGCTTTACACAGAAGGATTTGCTCAGAGGATTGAAGACTTAATAAGCAGAAGACCGTGGCATCTCGAAGAGAAGGGTTGGTTTGAGTGGTGTGAAAGGAATGAGGAAGTTATCAAAAAGGAATTTTTAAGAAGAGTTGAAGAAAAAGAGCCTTTAAATCCATTCTTTGGTTCCTGGTACACCCTTTTTGGAAAACAATACTTAGGCTACTATCTTGGATACAAATTCATTTGTCGGCTTGAACAAGAGTACTCACTAGAAGAGATTGCAACAATGGAAAAAGAAGTAATTAAAAGAAAAATTCTGGAGTTTCTTCGCTAA
- a CDS encoding adenylosuccinate synthetase, which produces MPSYIVVGGQWGDEGKGSIIAYLAIHDKPEVIARGGVGTNAGHSVFINGKKYAVRQLPTGFMNENARLLVGAGVLVDPEVFFHELEHLKDFNVEGRVGLDYRCTIIEPGHKELDRSNGYLHGKIGTTGSGCGPANADRALRKARQVKDLKELEPYLTDVAQEVNDALDEGKLVLVEGTQGFGLSLYYGSYPYVTSKDTSASAMASDVGIGPTRVDDVIVVFKSFPTRVGAGPFPTEMSEEEADRMGLVEYGTVTGRRRRVGWFDFEFARYSARINGATMLAITMLDKYDKEAFGVTDFDKLPKKAKEFIEEIEEKVGVPVGLIKTGPELEHIIDLRENI; this is translated from the coding sequence ATGCCAAGTTACATAGTTGTTGGTGGTCAATGGGGAGATGAAGGAAAAGGTTCAATAATCGCTTATCTCGCGATACACGATAAACCAGAGGTCATAGCAAGGGGTGGAGTAGGAACAAACGCTGGACACAGCGTTTTTATAAACGGGAAAAAATATGCGGTAAGACAGCTTCCTACAGGTTTTATGAATGAAAATGCAAGACTTCTAGTTGGGGCTGGAGTTTTGGTTGATCCTGAGGTCTTCTTCCATGAACTTGAGCACTTAAAGGACTTTAATGTCGAGGGAAGGGTAGGCCTTGACTATCGTTGTACTATAATTGAACCAGGGCATAAAGAGCTTGACCGGAGTAATGGTTATCTCCATGGGAAAATAGGAACTACTGGCTCCGGCTGCGGCCCTGCAAATGCAGATAGAGCATTAAGGAAAGCTAGGCAGGTGAAGGACCTTAAAGAACTTGAACCTTATCTAACAGACGTTGCTCAAGAGGTCAACGATGCCCTTGACGAAGGCAAGCTTGTTTTGGTTGAAGGGACACAGGGGTTTGGATTAAGTCTCTATTACGGAAGCTATCCCTACGTTACTTCTAAAGACACTTCGGCCTCTGCAATGGCCAGTGACGTTGGAATAGGTCCAACAAGGGTTGATGATGTAATAGTGGTCTTCAAGAGCTTTCCAACGAGAGTTGGCGCTGGGCCATTTCCAACAGAGATGAGTGAAGAAGAGGCTGATCGCATGGGCCTTGTTGAATACGGCACAGTTACAGGAAGGAGAAGAAGAGTAGGTTGGTTTGACTTTGAATTTGCACGCTATTCAGCCAGAATAAATGGTGCTACAATGCTAGCAATCACAATGCTCGACAAATACGACAAAGAGGCATTTGGCGTCACAGACTTTGATAAACTTCCAAAGAAAGCAAAAGAATTCATAGAAGAAATAGAAGAAAAGGTAGGCGTTCCAGTTGGGCTTATAAAGACAGGGCCTGAGCTTGAGCACATAATTGACTTAAGAGAAAATATTTAG
- a CDS encoding M1 family metallopeptidase, whose amino-acid sequence MKRVALVLILLILTTSAFVWHKMGEGSNEIVIDVSNLCPSNLTITSYLESSTTFEYSSFVEMLFFENGTIRANETLTLKNVGNVSIGRVAISYLYPAIKIRTLKLRNAKLISASVSQGKDVIYLTFEPLKGKTAEITLDYEFNWKNTLPSGLGFFGALINQSLIDKEETILTSMYFPFVALKGTKTNNALILKLPIDWWGFVVDSSSYTPWKFVNSEVSTNQRILHFEQENRSFPLILIGRFDRFAKTLSLREKSVNLTVYMPLNEREKGETVLLQVEDIVEIFSRWYGIYPYDSLNVVISRLIRPHSGLNVGGSFVLVSAGGYDGWLLSHEISHSWFEAYVDLGRMSESLATFSAMAYVLTRSEDVPFDFLDFSENISMKQNISLASAYRASLSQREMYPIVYRKGGFVFRSLQFVLGNETFFKGLRQVVNECHYISCGVSRIQEIFENVSNQDLDWFFDEWFYSARVPDYKVKNLTIVQNNGKCLLTFEVVDESNFTIPLEIKVETDKGSTVKRIWIEREARVSIECEGNPVTVILDPCDWIINKNTEYQISGVKIVIE is encoded by the coding sequence ATGAAAAGAGTTGCTTTAGTACTTATTCTTTTAATTTTAACTACTTCGGCATTTGTATGGCATAAAATGGGTGAAGGAAGTAATGAAATAGTAATTGATGTCTCAAACCTCTGTCCATCAAACCTTACTATCACTTCTTACCTAGAAAGCTCAACAACTTTTGAATACAGTTCTTTTGTTGAAATGCTTTTCTTTGAGAATGGGACAATAAGGGCAAACGAAACCTTAACATTAAAGAATGTGGGGAATGTAAGCATTGGAAGGGTAGCAATCTCTTATCTCTACCCCGCCATAAAAATCAGAACCCTTAAGCTGAGAAACGCAAAGCTGATAAGTGCCTCAGTTTCCCAAGGAAAAGACGTTATTTATTTAACATTTGAGCCCTTAAAAGGAAAAACAGCGGAGATAACACTTGATTATGAGTTTAACTGGAAGAATACACTGCCATCTGGATTGGGCTTTTTTGGAGCACTGATCAATCAGAGCTTAATAGACAAGGAAGAAACGATCTTGACATCAATGTATTTTCCGTTTGTGGCACTAAAAGGTACAAAAACAAACAACGCACTTATTTTAAAGTTGCCAATAGACTGGTGGGGCTTTGTTGTGGATTCTTCTTCATACACTCCATGGAAGTTCGTGAATTCAGAAGTCTCTACCAATCAGAGAATTCTACACTTTGAGCAGGAAAATCGATCTTTTCCACTCATTCTCATTGGAAGGTTCGATAGGTTTGCAAAAACCCTTAGTCTTCGCGAAAAAAGTGTAAATCTCACGGTCTACATGCCACTAAACGAAAGAGAAAAAGGTGAGACAGTACTTTTGCAGGTTGAAGACATAGTGGAAATATTTTCCCGATGGTACGGGATTTACCCTTATGACTCTCTTAACGTAGTGATTTCGAGGCTTATTAGGCCCCATAGTGGATTGAACGTTGGGGGAAGCTTTGTTCTGGTCTCTGCTGGAGGTTATGATGGGTGGCTATTGTCTCATGAAATATCTCATTCATGGTTTGAGGCATATGTGGATTTAGGTAGAATGTCCGAGTCTCTTGCTACATTTTCCGCTATGGCGTACGTGCTCACTCGGTCTGAGGACGTGCCTTTTGATTTTTTGGATTTTTCTGAAAATATTAGCATGAAGCAGAATATCTCACTAGCCAGTGCCTACAGAGCCTCCTTGAGCCAAAGAGAAATGTATCCTATAGTCTACCGCAAAGGAGGTTTTGTGTTTCGCTCTCTGCAATTCGTTCTTGGCAACGAGACATTTTTTAAAGGATTGAGGCAGGTTGTAAATGAATGTCATTACATAAGTTGCGGGGTAAGTAGAATCCAAGAGATCTTTGAAAATGTAAGCAACCAAGATTTGGACTGGTTTTTTGATGAATGGTTCTACTCAGCAAGGGTGCCTGATTATAAGGTCAAGAATCTCACCATTGTTCAGAATAATGGGAAGTGTCTCTTGACCTTTGAGGTCGTTGATGAAAGCAACTTTACAATTCCCCTCGAGATAAAAGTGGAGACAGATAAAGGGAGTACTGTAAAGAGAATTTGGATAGAAAGGGAAGCTAGAGTTAGCATTGAGTGTGAAGGAAACCCAGTAACTGTAATTCTTGATCCTTGTGATTGGATAATAAACAAAAACACGGAATATCAGATAAGCGGTGTTAAAATTGTGATCGAGTGA
- a CDS encoding nucleotidyltransferase domain-containing protein, which produces MNWQLALEKFLEEWKEKEFVEAALLTGSYAIGMETKYSDVDVYIILSDSADWRERGNKVIDGVLIEYFVNPVKQIKHYFKKEFKENSRSTARIVAISKVLFDKTGIAEELKREALEYMKRPFKKTDAVGVEIAKYSLWDMLDSLKDANERNDPSFNHLYHLTLNNALYVYSKFLCIEAPPASKVYRLFIDEKFRKAYMFESFPDKKFVVLFLNAMQEEKLETLENLVVYVFEKMRRFNIDGWRLKTKTEV; this is translated from the coding sequence ATGAATTGGCAACTCGCTTTAGAAAAGTTCCTTGAGGAATGGAAGGAAAAGGAGTTTGTTGAGGCTGCTCTGCTCACGGGAAGTTACGCAATAGGCATGGAAACTAAATATTCTGATGTTGATGTTTATATCATCCTTTCAGATAGTGCTGATTGGCGCGAGCGGGGAAATAAAGTAATTGACGGTGTTTTAATTGAATACTTTGTAAACCCAGTGAAGCAGATTAAGCATTACTTTAAGAAAGAATTTAAGGAAAATAGCAGAAGTACCGCAAGGATTGTTGCAATTAGCAAGGTTCTATTTGATAAAACCGGCATAGCTGAAGAGCTCAAAAGAGAAGCGCTGGAATACATGAAAAGGCCCTTTAAGAAAACTGATGCAGTTGGGGTAGAAATTGCCAAATACTCTCTCTGGGACATGCTTGACAGTCTAAAGGATGCAAACGAGAGAAACGACCCGAGTTTTAACCACCTTTATCACTTAACTCTTAACAACGCCCTCTATGTTTACTCAAAGTTCCTCTGCATTGAGGCCCCTCCAGCAAGTAAGGTCTATCGTTTATTTATCGATGAGAAGTTTAGGAAAGCATATATGTTTGAGTCTTTTCCAGATAAAAAGTTTGTCGTGTTGTTTTTGAACGCTATGCAGGAAGAAAAACTCGAAACATTAGAAAACCTCGTCGTATATGTCTTCGAAAAGATGAGAAGATTTAACATAGACGGCTGGCGCTTAAAAACAAAAACGGAGGTTTAG
- the gcvT gene encoding glycine cleavage system aminomethyltransferase GcvT has protein sequence MKRTHIFDWHNEHAKKVEEFAGWEMPIWYSSIKEEHLAVRNGVGIFDVSHMGEIFFRGKDALKFLQYVTTNDISRPPAISGTYSLVLNERGAVKDETLVFNMGNDTYMMVCDSDAFEKLYSWFVSIKRAIEQYTELDLEIENKTYDYVMFSIQGPKAKDVAMELFEIDINQLWWFQAKEVELDGIKMILSRSGYTGENGFEVYFEDVNPYHPDESKRGKPEKALYVWEKILEVGQKYGIKPAGLGARDTLRLEAGYTLYGNETKELQLLSTDIDEVTPLQANLEFAIFWDKEFIGKEALLRQKEIGLPSKMVHFKMVDKGIPRAGYKVYAEGKEIGEVTSGTMSPLLGVGIGIAFVNPEYAKPNMEIEIEVRGQKKKALTVSPPFYDPKKYGAFREE, from the coding sequence ATGAAGAGGACACACATCTTTGACTGGCATAATGAGCATGCAAAGAAGGTGGAGGAATTTGCAGGCTGGGAAATGCCCATTTGGTACTCAAGCATAAAGGAAGAACACTTAGCTGTTAGAAACGGTGTTGGGATCTTTGACGTATCCCACATGGGCGAGATATTCTTTAGAGGAAAAGACGCCCTCAAGTTCCTCCAGTACGTCACAACAAACGATATCTCAAGACCACCAGCAATAAGCGGTACCTACAGCCTTGTTCTTAATGAAAGAGGGGCCGTTAAAGACGAGACCCTCGTGTTTAATATGGGCAACGATACATATATGATGGTATGTGACAGCGATGCTTTTGAGAAACTATACTCATGGTTTGTGAGCATAAAGAGAGCAATTGAACAGTATACCGAGCTCGATCTCGAAATAGAAAACAAAACTTATGACTACGTAATGTTTTCAATTCAAGGGCCAAAAGCAAAAGATGTCGCCATGGAGCTATTTGAAATTGATATTAATCAGCTATGGTGGTTCCAAGCAAAAGAAGTGGAACTTGATGGCATTAAAATGATACTTTCAAGGAGTGGTTACACTGGAGAGAACGGTTTTGAGGTTTACTTCGAAGATGTAAATCCATATCACCCCGATGAAAGCAAGCGTGGAAAGCCCGAGAAAGCCCTCTACGTGTGGGAAAAGATCCTTGAAGTTGGGCAAAAATATGGCATAAAACCTGCTGGTTTGGGTGCAAGAGATACTTTGAGACTTGAGGCTGGATATACCCTTTACGGCAATGAGACAAAAGAACTCCAGCTTTTAAGCACTGACATAGATGAGGTTACCCCACTCCAGGCCAACTTAGAGTTCGCAATCTTCTGGGACAAAGAGTTTATCGGCAAAGAGGCCCTGCTAAGGCAAAAAGAGATAGGACTACCCTCAAAGATGGTACACTTTAAGATGGTGGATAAAGGAATTCCAAGAGCTGGCTATAAAGTGTATGCAGAAGGCAAAGAAATCGGAGAAGTTACAAGTGGAACAATGTCTCCGTTGCTTGGTGTTGGAATAGGAATAGCCTTTGTTAATCCTGAATACGCCAAGCCCAACATGGAGATTGAGATTGAAGTGAGAGGACAAAAGAAGAAGGCCTTAACAGTGAGTCCACCTTTCTATGATCCCAAGAAGTACGGGGCCTTTAGAGAGGAATGA
- a CDS encoding adenosylhomocysteinase — protein MKCSKDYCVKDIKLAPEGEKKIDWVSRFMPVLQHIRKEFEQEKPFKGVKIATTLHLEMKTAFLLLTLKAAGAEVSAAASNPLSTQDDVVAALAKNGVKVYAIRGESREEYYEFMHRALDIEPNIIIDDGADMVSTVLRERQELIENLWGASEETTTGVIRLRAMEKDGVLKFPIIAVNDSYTKYLFDNRYGTGQSTWDGILRSTNLLIAGKNVVVVGYGWCGRGIAMRAKGLGATVIVVETDPIRALEARMDGFLVMSMSEAAKVGDIFVTSTGNINCIRKEHFEIMKDGVIMANAGHFDVEISKPDLESLAVEINNPRPHITEYKLKDGRRLYLLAEGRLVNLAAADGHPAEIMDMSFALQAMAAKYIRDNHEKLEPRVYVLPREIDEMVAKIKLKAMGIEIEQLTEEQKKYLESWEHGT, from the coding sequence ATGAAGTGTAGTAAAGATTACTGTGTGAAGGACATCAAACTAGCCCCAGAAGGGGAGAAGAAGATTGATTGGGTCTCGAGGTTTATGCCTGTTCTCCAGCACATAAGGAAAGAATTTGAACAAGAAAAACCCTTCAAAGGAGTCAAGATTGCTACAACTCTTCACCTCGAAATGAAGACTGCATTTTTGCTCTTGACCCTAAAAGCAGCCGGTGCTGAAGTGTCTGCAGCAGCCAGCAACCCCTTAAGCACCCAAGATGATGTGGTAGCTGCTTTAGCTAAAAACGGAGTAAAGGTTTATGCCATAAGAGGGGAAAGCAGAGAGGAATACTATGAGTTCATGCACAGAGCTCTCGATATTGAGCCAAACATCATCATAGATGATGGTGCTGATATGGTAAGCACAGTTCTCAGGGAGAGACAAGAACTTATAGAAAACCTATGGGGTGCTAGTGAAGAGACTACGACTGGTGTGATAAGACTTAGAGCAATGGAAAAGGATGGAGTGCTTAAATTCCCAATCATAGCCGTTAACGACTCCTACACCAAATACCTCTTTGACAACCGCTACGGAACGGGCCAGTCAACATGGGACGGCATACTTAGGAGCACAAACCTTCTTATAGCCGGCAAAAACGTCGTTGTCGTTGGCTATGGCTGGTGCGGAAGAGGAATAGCTATGAGAGCTAAGGGTCTTGGGGCCACAGTAATTGTTGTTGAAACTGATCCAATTAGGGCCTTAGAGGCAAGGATGGATGGATTTTTAGTCATGTCAATGAGCGAAGCTGCCAAAGTAGGAGATATATTCGTAACCTCAACCGGAAACATAAACTGTATCAGAAAAGAGCACTTTGAGATTATGAAAGATGGAGTAATAATGGCAAACGCTGGCCACTTCGATGTTGAGATAAGCAAGCCAGATTTGGAGAGCTTAGCTGTGGAGATAAATAATCCAAGGCCACACATAACCGAATATAAACTCAAAGATGGAAGGAGGCTATACCTCCTAGCGGAAGGTAGGCTCGTTAATTTAGCAGCAGCTGATGGACACCCAGCTGAAATCATGGACATGAGCTTTGCATTACAAGCAATGGCTGCTAAATATATTAGGGATAATCATGAGAAGCTTGAACCTAGAGTTTATGTCCTTCCAAGAGAGATAGATGAAATGGTAGCAAAGATTAAGCTCAAGGCCATGGGCATTGAGATTGAGCAGCTCACTGAAGAACAGAAGAAATATTTAGAAAGCTGGGAGCACGGAACCTAG